tctttcctcttcattCATACTCAAATACTACANNNNNNNNNNNNNNNNNNNNNNNNNNNNNNNNNNNNNNNNNNNNNNNNNNNNNNNNNNNNNNNNNNNNNNNNNNNNNNNNNNNNNNNNNNNNNNNNNNNNNNNNNNNNNNNNNNNNNNNNNNNNNNNNNNNNNNNNNNNNNNNNNNNNNNNNNNNNNNNNNNNNNNNNNNNNNNNNNNNNNNNNNNNNNNNNNNNNNNNNNNNNNNNNNNNNNNNNNNNNNNNNNNNNNNNNNNNNNNNNNNNNNNNNNNNNNNNNNNNNNNNNNNNNNNNNNNNNNNNNNNNNNNNNNNNNNNNNNNNNNNNNNNNNNNNNNNNNNNNNNNNNNNNNNNNNNNNNNNNNNNNNNNNNNNNNNNNNNNNNNNNNNNNNNNNNNNNNNNNNNNNNNNNNNNNNNNNNNNNNNNNNNNNNNNNNNNNNNNNNNNNNNNNNNNNNNNNNNNNNNNNNNNNNNNNNNNNNNNNNNNNNNNNNNNNNNNNNNNNNNNNNNNNNNNNNNNNNNNNNNNNNNNNNNNNNNNNNNNNNNNNNNNNNNNNNNNNNNNNNNNNNNNNNNNNNNNNNNNNNNNNNNNNNNNNNNNNNNNNNNNNNNNNNNNNNNNNNNNNNNNNNNNNNNNNNNNNNNNNNNNNNNNNNNNNNNNNNNNNNNNNNNNNNNNNNNNNNNNNNNNNNNNNNNNNNNNNNNNNNNNNNNNNNNNNNNNNNNNNNNNNNNNNNNNNNNNNNNNNNNNNNNNNNNNNNNNNNNNNNNNNNNNNNNNNNNNNNNNNNNNNNNNNNNNNNNNNNNNNNNNNNNNNNNNNNNNNNNNNNNNNNNNNNNNNNNNNNNNNNNNNNNNNNNNNNNNNNNNNNNNNNNNNNNNNNNNNNNNNNNNNNNNNNNNNNNNNNNNNNNNNNNNNNNNNNNNNNNNNNNNNNNNNNNNNNNNNNNNNNNNNNNNNNNNNNNNNNNNNNNNNNNNNNNNNNNNNNNNNNNNNNNNNNNNNNNNNNNNNNNNNNNNNNNNNNNNNNNNNNNNNNNNNNNNNNNNNNNNNNNNNNNNNNNNNNNNNNNNNNNNNNNNNNNNNNNNNNNNNNNNNNNNNNNNNNNNNNNNNNNNNNNNNNNNNNNNNNNNNNNNNNNNNNNNNNNNNNNNNNNNNNNNNNNNNNNNNNNNNNNNNNNNNNNNNNNNNNNNNNNNNNNNNNNNNNNNNNNNNNNNNNNNNNNNNNNNNNNNNNNNNNNNNNNNNNNNNNNNNNNNNNNNNNNNNNNNNNNNNNNNNNNNNNNNNNNNNNNNNNNNNNNNNNNNNNNNNNNNNNNNNNNNNNNNNNNNNNNNNNNNNNNNNNNNNNNNNNNNNNNNNNNNNNNNNNNNNNNNNNNNNNNNNNNNNNNNNNNNNNNNNNNNNNNNNNNNNNNNNNNNNNNNNNNNNNNNNNNNNNNNNNNNNNNNNNNNNNNNNNNNNNNNNNNNNNNNNNNNNNNNNNNNNNNNNNNNNNNNNNNNNNNNNNNNNNNNNNNNNNNNNNNNNNNNNNNNNNNNNNNNNNNNNNNNNNNNNNNNNNNNNNNNNNNNNNNNNNNNNNNNNNNNNNNNNNNNNNNNNNNNNNNNNNNNNNNNNNNNNNNNNNNNNNNNNNNNNNNNNNNNNNNNNNNNNNNNNNNNNNNNNNNNNNNNNNNNNNNNNNNNNNNNNNNNNNNNNNNNNNNNNNNNNNNNNNNNNNNNNNNNNNNNNNNNNNNNNNNNNNNNNNNNNNNNNNNNNNNNNNNNNNNNNNNNNNNNNNNNNNNNNNNNNNNNNNNNNNNNNNNNNNNNNNNNNNNNNNNNNNNNNNNNNNNNNNNNNNNNNNNNNNNNNNNNNNNNNNNNNNNNNNNNNNNNNNNNNNNNNNNNNNNNNNNNNNNNNNNNNNNNNNNNNNNNNNNNNNNNNNNNNNNNNNNNNNNNNNNNNNNNNNNNNNNNNNNNNNNNNNNNNNNNNNNNNNNNNNNNNNNNNNNNNNNNNNNNNNNNNNNNNNNNNNNNNNNNNNNNNNNNNNNNNNNNNNNNNNNNNNNNNNNNNNNNNNNNNNNNNNNNNNNNNNNNNNNNNNNNNNNNNNNNNNNNNNNNNNNNNNNNNNNNNNNNNNNNNNNNNNNNNNNNNNNNNNNNNNNNNNNNNNNNNNNNNNNNNNNNNNNNNNNNNNNNNNNNNNNNNNNNNNNNNNNNNNNNNNNNNNNNNNNNNNNNNNNNNNNNNNNNNNNNNNNNNNNNNNNNNNNNNNNNNNNNNNNNNNNNNNNNNNNNNNNNNNNNNNNNNNNNNNNNNNNNNNNNNNNNNNNNNNNNNNNNNNNNNNNNNNNNNNNNNNNNNNNNNNNNNNNNNNNNNNNNNNNNNNNNNNNNNNNNNNNNNNNNNNNNNNNNNNNNNNNNNNNNNNNNNNNNNNNNNNNNNNNNNNNNNNNNNNNNNNNNNNNNNNNNNNNNNNNNNNNNNNNNNNNNNNNNNNNNNNNNNNNNNNNNNNNNNNNNNNNNNNNNNNNNNNNNNNNNNNNNNNNNNNNNNNNNNNNNNNNNNNNNNNNNNNNNNNNNNNNNNNNNNNNNNNNNNNNNNNNNNNNNNNNNNNNNNNNNNNNNNNNNNNNNNNNNNNNNNNNNNNNNNNNNNNNNNNNNNNNNNNNNNNNNNNNNNNNNNNNNNNNNNNNNNNNNNNNNNNNNNNNNNNNNNNNNNNNNNNNNNNNNNNNNNNNNNNNNNNNNNNNNNNNNNNNNNNNNNNNNNNNNNNNNNNNNNNNNNNNNNNNNNNNNNNNNNNNNNNNNNNNNNNNNNNNNNNNNNNNNNNNNNNNNNNNNNNNNNNNNNNNNNNNNNNNNNNNNNNNNNNNNNNNNNNNNNNNNNNNNNNNNNNNNNNNNNNNNNNNNNNNNNNNNNNNNNNNNNNNNNNNNNNNNNNNNNNNNNNNNNNNNNNNNNNNNNNNNNNNNNNNNNNNNNNNNNNNNNNNNNNNNNNNNNNNNNNNNNNNNNNNNNNNNNNNNNNNNNNNNNNNNNNNNNNNNNNNNNNNNNNNNNNNNNNNNNNNNNNNNNNNNNNNNNNNNNNNNNNNNNNNNNNNNNNNNNNNNNNNNNNNNNNNNNNNNNNNNNNNNNNNNNNNNNNNNNNNNNNNNNNNNNNNNNNNNNNNNNNNNNNNNNNNNNNNNNNNNNNNNNNNNNNNNNNNNNNNNNNNNNNNNNNNNNNNNNNNNNNNNNNNNNNNNNNNNNNNNNNNNNNNNNNNNNNNNNNNNNNNNNNNNNNNNNNNNNNNNNNNNNNNNNNNNNNNNNNNNNNNNNNNNNNNNNNNNNNNNNNNNNNNNNNNNNNNNNNNNNNNNNNNNNNNNNNNNNNNNNNNNNNNNNNNNNNNNNNNNNNNNNNNNNNNNNNNNNNNNNNNNNNNNNNNNNNNNNNNNNNNNNNNNNNNNNNNNNNNNNNNNNNNNNNNNNNNNNNNNNNNNNNNNNNNNNNNNNNNNNNNNNNNNNNNNNNNNNNNNNNNNNNNNNNNNNNNCGGGTTGGTAACTTAAAACGTTGTCTAACCACCTTCCATGTGACCACAGTATCTCTGATTAATATATTGTGACGCAAAGGAGCTGGAATCCCTGAAAATTTACAGTGTAACAAGGCACAAGGGTCCCATGGGTACAACATAGCAGTCTCCAGGTACACATTGGAATAGCAGGATGTCCCCTTAAGCCAGTCTACCACATGCCGTAGCAGACAAGCCAAATTATAAAGTCTAACATAGAATTTAATTTTTGAtgatagctccgctcccctgattgctattgcagccctgaagtatgtgttcttggatagagattctctatcctgcattttttttgtgcagtagTGGTACTCCTCCTCTAAAGATTTCCTCGAttttctgatgggtctgcgaatCGGCCGAAAactttgcggacccatcggaagtttatCTAATGGTCTTTTATCTAATACTTTCTTTATTATGGAAACATTCGCTGTGATGTGTATTGACTTATGATGAATGAATCATCCATTCATAGAGATCTGTCATGCCTCTCTGCCCCTATTCTGTGATGGTTTATTGTCTTTCACTTATCTTGTGCTGCAAAGATGCATCCGTCTAATTCAAACACTTACTGAAGTCTTTCTGACAGATGATTACTTAGTAAGTATTAGGTAAGCCCCCACAACATAGAGGTGAGGTAGTGGGGAGGAAACACCAACAACCAACATGACCCTTGCCACCAATGGGGGCAGGCTGGAGATGATTTTTGCTCCTTTTCTTTTTGGGAAAACATGCAGAAACCAGGGGTCAGTTAGATGACTGATGTCTCCACTTCAGTCTGTAAACATTTTAAGAAAGATTGTGTTTGAATTTTTCCTGCCTCCTGCTTGATTGTGAAGCTTTTTCTGTCTATTACTATTGGTAGTGTTGTGCTTAGTAATGGTGCTGGTGTTTTCCCTCCTGTTGCTAATTTGGTGAATTTTACATCTAGACCCAGACGTTTAGTTTGAGTTTTGTAAGACCTACTTCTGTTGCCAAACTGGCTTAGACCTGACAACCGCATTTTCAAATGCATCCAcattaaaattatgaaaaacacTGTCAATCGTCTTAGCAACAATAGGAAATCATTGTCTGAGAATATCTGGAtgtaattgctgtgattttacatttatatttaaagttttttaagtCTTCAGTTTCCCCTTTTAGGGACATAATTAGTGAATAcaccttttaatttattttattctttttatatttctaccCGATTTCCCTAATTTGCATTTGAAGAAAATGGGGGCTTGCAAATTACAGCGtaactttataaataatttttttttaatccttaattTTCTTGACTAACATAAAATGTGACCTTAAAATAGTGTCCTCCCTAATTTCCTTAAATAGCTGGAGTAGAAACTATTGCCTTAGAAAATTCCTCATACCacttcataattttttaaaatatttatttttaaatatataatttcttctttttaggtcccgaaaaattaaatcatttgctttttgtaaacTGTCTCTTCTGTTCAGCACAACACCACAAAAGGGCACCTATTGTAGAAGGCAGTGGAGGGGGTGTCAATTTACCTGCCTGTCGTTTGTTGATGAAACTGAACACTCAGTTTGCAACTCAGTTCCAATTATACATCTAGGATACAATaaacttcaaacattttttttttcaaattactatttaaatattatacatttactgTTGAATTATTGGGCCcgattaataaaaaaatgtggaaactggggaagatagattatcatggacacagcgctgcgtaatatgttggcgctatataaatcctgtttaataataataataataataatggagaacCCAGGATATAAATCATGAGAATGGTAGAAAAGATAAAATTCCATTACTGCTGTGGCTCATAgttagctaaaacaaaaaaaaagtgttcataaagaagaaaaaatgctttgtatTCAACAGTTAAAGGCAACATTAGGGTGATTGTAGGTAGATATTACCCCTAACTAAACATACCCTTCTTCTAACACACTTCCGAGAGTATGCCCCTGTAGTTTATCAGTGTTGTCATCATAGGAGATACGTTTTAGGGTTGAAGTCCACTTTATTGCAATCAAAGACATTTATGTAATTAGTTTATATAACGTTTCTTTTACGTCATTATTTCTTATGCTATATAATAAAGGGTTTAATGCAGGAGTAATAGCACCATATactattgaaatatatttgtgaatggaagaaaaatattttgtttgtcccATATACATAGTTATACTTGTCCCAAAAAACAGGATAATAACGGTCAGGTGAGAAGCACAAGTGGAAAAAGCTTTTGATCTTCCACTGGTTGATTTAATTTTCATTATCGATAAAATGATAAGGCAATAGgaaactacaataaaaataaagggagTAATTAATAATACCAAGCTCaggacaaatgtttttattctggaATATGTGACGTTACCACATGCTATCTCCATTAGCATTAGTATCTCACAAGAAAAATgatccaatttgttttttgtacagaaaattaGAGGCTTGGAGAAAGTGGGGacaactgctaaaaaaaatgccagtgacCACGTAAAGACAGCAATGTTTTGACAAACTTTCCAATTCATAATGGTGGTATAATGCAAGGGAGAACATATAGCGATATATCGATCGTACGCCATCACTGTTAATAGTATGATCTCCGTAGATCCTAGAAATAGCCCAATGTTGACTTGTGCCATGCAACTTAGCACCGAAATTTTTCTGTCCTTAGAGAGGAGATCAATTAAAGATTTGGGAACAGAAGTGGTAGACAAACACAAATCAATGAAAGAGAGATTGCAGAGAAAAAAGTACATTGGAGTGTGCAATTTAGGACCAACGATGACAGCACAAATCATAAAACCATTTCCTAGAATGGTCAGTATATAAAtgaaaagggaagagaaaaatAGTAGTAAGCAAATCTGTCTGTTTTGAGGAAAGCCAACAAGAATGAATTCTTTTACGGAGGTCTGATTCCCAGAACCCATATCAAAGTTTAAGGatgtttaaatgcaaaaattttaaatttgatgatttttattttttaaaaagcataactCGTGTACAGATCTACAAAAACAAAGACATAGTTGTTAACATCTGTAAAGTACATTTCTGCACATATTAGGGGCAGTAGTAAAGTCAAAGGTCTAGGGTAGCAATGAGTAGCCTTTGTATTATACATCCATAGAGAGTGTCAGAGACATGGACAAGCAGACATCTAAGCTGATGTGTAGAAAACAATCCAAAGGCATGCAAGATATAAGCTGTGATGGCAATATGAAAACATTCAACAAAGTGCAGAATGGGGCACAGAGAACGTGGTATGGACCATCAGTCTATCCTTCAAAAAAAATTGGCATCAttgattttgtaataaaagacGGCTCACAAACAGGTATTGTCTGAAAAGGACCTGCGTACTCTCATAGGCCAGATGTGTAATTAAAATAGGGACATAAATTAGGTTTATGTTATTGTTCAAGAGTTTAGAGTTGTAAGGGTTAAAAATTTGAGATGGAGATGGAGTTTTAAGCCTTTGGTCTGAACCCATTGTCCGAAATCATCCCCATAAGAAAATGATCCTTGCCTTAAGGTGTCAGCAAGATCTTACATTTCTCACATGAAACCAgggaaacttttgtattttttgcttttgattcaATGGGCAAATGTTGCAAATTAATGTGTGAACATGTGAATGTGGTTAAGGGGACAGGTGAAAACATAGTTGAATATTGGCCaacaaagctaataaaaaatgtgtaaatacaccccaaaaacagcaaattatttttttaattttgtttataatgtttttatttttttaaattaaaaaaagatttgcaacatatacagtatttttgccgtataggacgcactttttcttccccaaaactgggggggggggggatctgctCATTGGTTTTAGAACATACTCCAAAGCCTTTCAGCTGCACATAACATgaatgtatgtgctggggatcCTGAGAAGGATATTCCAGGTAGAAagtgcatggctaaagggaagctgcagagcagaggacagacattTAATTTCTAGGACTCCTTTACTGCTACAAAGAACACCCCTAGAGGGACTGGGCAGCATGTGTTATACTACAATAATGCACAGCGTGGGATTGGCAGCAAGTGCAACAGTGCCATGAAAATCTCATTACtggttttaaagcatttttaaatgtattttttattaaattttttcaaacaaacaaagatattattacaaaaaatataaagaaagagaaaaaagttcAAGCATAAGACATCATTCAAAAGTCTAATAGTATAGCGAGGTTGTTACCGATTATCCTTTAATTACGAAGCCTTTTTCTTTTCCTAGTAACATTCTACAGTGCTTAAAAATAAGGGGAAGAAGCaacaagggaaaataaaaaatgaagaaaagaagagtttgtatacaaagaaaacatacaattaaGGGGAGGAATTACAATTAACGAGGGGATAATGGTTTCTACATTTGTTAACTTATATAGGAGCTTCACGCTGAGCTTAGGACCAATTAGGACTGTGCTATGTAGTATTGGTCCCATTTTGACCATATTGCCTTATGTTTATCCAGGCAGTCAATTACCCTAGCCATGAGCAGTCCCATTAGTCTAACATCTTATACTTGTGGAGATTTAGTTCTGTGGAAGGGGCCTTTGATTTCCATTGTACTGCCATCTAGCCGCTGTGAGCACATGAGCCATTAGCTTAACTTGTGTCCTGGGAAAAATCAGTATAGAATGGGTTTAACTCCTCCTCACTATATGTATCATAATATTGATCCACCCCTATGTAGTATTTGAGTATGaatgaagaggaaagaaagaggtttgaggctcataggtaTTTCATggaaaaagtgaagtgtattaaTAGATTATTTAGTTCAAAAGGCCATGCTGTGGCACGTAATGATCCGACCCGTTTCACCaccaagggcttcctcagggatagatagtaGTGCGTGCTTACCGGTCTGTTATGTATAAAGATGTGATAAGTCAAGGATAGCATagtggaaaacatttacaaataataaatgtaatagggTACAACATAAGTTGAATACAGTTATatcatgatatatataaaaaacatgctatagacataacatttttaacagtGGTTTGTAGGTAAGCAGTAAGTTTACTGTTCTCATTCAAAGTGATTGGTTCAGGCAATATTTGAAAAGGCATAAAAATGCTCTTGTTATAACAGAgaagtttatatgtatataaagtaatattgttacTCATGTGCCCGaggttaggaacatgccccacagggGGGTGTGTATATATGGAGTAGCTGCTGGTGATGCTAGATATGAATCATAGAGTATGGTTGAGTATATACATATGAGTAAAGGCAGGTATATTCAAAAGGTAACAGTAGGTATATGAATACATACCTAAGGAATGGAGTAGTAATATATACTTTAGTTATAAGTTTTAgcacaattatataaaaatttaattggTGCGGTGAAGGTTGGTCCCTGCATCCGTCGACCAATGTTATAGATGGATGAGGAGAGGGGTATCTTCCTTCAAAAGGAGATTTTTCTATaagataaataattcaaaatctATTGGTAGGTTTAGTTGATCCAAGGGAAGTcaattcaatttttaattttacatgagGATTTAGCTTTTGGATGCGGGTTAGCTCACTTGTAAAAGTCAAGCCGTTTGAATCTAGATATGATATATCAAGTTTCTTGAAAGTAGTGTAGTAGGTAGGATGGTTCTTAAATCCTTGTATACtttcatatttatacattatatatcatGTAGTAACGAATTTCACTTACTATATACTTACTAGTATTATCCACTGTATATCATTACAGGGACtattgctactgaggggtctccctctgtggctgggaaccccagggacaccgcaggctcgcagggcgggtaagttccttacaccccCTTAGTTATGGACTTAAAAGATAGTTGGCCAACTGGTTGTAgccttgaaataaatatatattcctaataatAGCCCAACTGCATTACACACTACATTCTGCTATTCCATTATATTCTTCATTGCATGCTTTCAttgtggttatttttttatttttaagtgaccAAATTGACAAGAGATGAATCAAAACCATATACACACACTTAttcttttattgaaaattgtACTATAGTTTCAAACAtgttaatgttaattttaattaccttttttatttacaattttgaatAGGAATTGTTCATGTTTAAGAGAGAATATATAACATTTAGGaagaaaaatgcagaacaatAACCCAGCGCTGGATGAAACAATGGCAAATATCTTCACAGCTTCCATGTTGTTCCCTTTTGTGGTCATATAAATGGGCAAAACAGCCACCCACACACTGGTTAATCATAGTGAAAGTAATGTTTTTGGCCTCATTAAAACAGTTTGGGAAGTCCTTAGCTAGAATGGCAGAGACTAGATTTATCAGAGCCAACATAACCAAttgctaaaaagaagaaaattattagGCCACATTGCACAATAAAATTACAGTGTCTCTTTCTGTGTTGGCACCTGAAAACGTGGATAAGACACACATCCATAATCAGAGTAATAGACCatcaaatctttaaaaatttCTTCATCTGGTTTTTTGGTTTTGTGGCATTAAAGGCAATGATCATGGTCAGTGTTTCAGCCAATATTGCAGAGAGTAAGACAGTAGAGATGACTCCAAATGTTGCGTGACCAAGAAGACAACATAATCTTGATGGCTGACCAATAAACAGTAGAAAACAGaccaaacaatatattattattattattatatagggtttatatagcaacatattacgcatcactgtacatttggtggtctctgggaacaggtaggtgcagattttggagatgttacataggtgaaagtgacaggacctgtaaatgttctgattatgggggctaaatgagaggacagagtcaaaggtgatatcaagacaacgtgcctgaggggataAACGAATAACTgagttgttaacagttagaaatatgtcagggagagatttggaatttgagggggtgaGATGATgggttcggttttatccaggttgagtttcagaaatggGTCAGACATCAAttatgagatggctgacaggcggCATGAGAACCAGTCCAAGacctgacccttggggaacaccaacaaggaagagagtgggcgaggaggaattaccattgaaagaaacttgaaaggagcggtcagacagataggaagcaaaccaagagagagcagtgtcacagatattAATGGAACGCATGATTTGTGTTAGAAgcgggtgatcaacagtgtcaaaagcagaagaaagatcaaggagaagaagcagtGAAACGTatccttgagacttagctctgatgaggtcattggccattttagaaaggactgtttcagtggaatgggcagctctaaaaccagactggagagggtcaaggagagagttggtgctcaggtaatcaagtattttgtagacaaggcattcaagaagtttggagacatatgggagaaaggagataggatggtagttagagggtagggaggggtctagtgagggtttcgtCGGGATAGGGAAAATTATGGCATGATTGAAAGCTTAgtggtatttaccagtagaaagaggAAGGTTGATtggtttggttagggcaggggatagggtggaggaatgggcagagagaattgggtcaagcagacaggtagtagatggagatgatgagagaagagactttgtccacagtaacagggctgagggaggccagtgatgatttacaggtggaaggggtgggtacgGTTTGAGTGGCAAGGTGAGCTGAGACATCATgcctgattttgtcaattttatctctaaagtagatgGCTATGTCCTGGGCAGAGatggatgttgtggggggagcaggtgtgggccTTAGGAGAGAgttaattgttgagaagaggttgcgtgggttgaaAGCttaagaggaaatgacagcggagaaataattttgcttggtgacataTAAGGGACTGGAGACTCATGAGACAACTGGGGACTCATTAACctcagaaagaaacaaaaaaaatgatattgtttcAATGGTGAATAGCAAAAAGGTTAAAATACCCCTACATTATCCAAGTACAACAGAAATTCAACTATCTAATAGGTTTTCTCCAAGTTAGAGCACTTCAAACACATTTGGGAGTCTAAAAAGGCAATGTTTTTTAATGCAcgatataatatatttaaatatgaaaaataacaatatgGCTAAAAAGTTTGGCTCATAATTGCAGGCTGTAGACCATGACCCAACTCTGGCGAGAAGTTCAAAATGCAATAATGACATGCCTGATCATTCAAACCTAAATGTGGaaattaagttccactttaaacatgttCTGAATACATCATACTATTTTCCCCCTTAGGATTCCTTCAATGTTATTAGTCAACTTCAATATTTATTCATCAGTGCAAAGCCCTATCAAGGGGGACCTTTTAAACTCATAGCTTTTTATGATAtaacattctaaataaaaataaatgtgtctttCTTTTGGCCCTTTTTCTCTTTGTACATCCAACACCAACTTTTTCTGCTTAACCTACCCAAACCACTGGGAGTGCTGCCCATGCATAAATATTCCCTTTACATTGTTTAAGATTTGATGAGAGGAGCTACTGCTTTAGGAGGTCTAATCACCCTACCACTCTCTTActttccaaactttttatttctaaatgtatccTTGTAGCACAACCTTCTGCATAAGATTTAAACCCAATAGGGGTTGCAGTCCTTTCCCACACTCCATCCATTTCTTCACCTCATAGACAAGCTCTTAGGTCTTAGGTATCtgaataataaatactattttttagaAGATTTGAAGAACAAATATATTTGCCAACTTTAGGTGGCAGTACCAGTGTAGTAGTGATATaagctataaaaaaatgaaagcattgaaattaaacattacatacaaaataaatgttcttttttttataaacactaaTGTACCTGATTAAAATAAGATCACCACATATTAGAGGTATAGT
This window of the Pyxicephalus adspersus unplaced genomic scaffold, UCB_Pads_2.0 Sca197, whole genome shotgun sequence genome carries:
- the LOC140344927 gene encoding olfactory receptor 13C9-like → MGSGNQTSVKEFILVGFPQNRQICLLLFFSSLFIYILTILGNGFMICAVIVGPKLHTPMYFFLCNLSFIDLCLSTTSVPKSLIDLLSKDRKISVLSCMAQVNIGLFLGSTEIILLTVMAYDRYIAICSPLHYTTIMNWKVCQNIAVFTWSLAFFLAVVPTFSKPLIFCTKNKLDHFSCEILMLMEIACGNVTYSRIKTFVLSLVLLITPFIFIVVSYCLIILSIMKIKSTSGRSKAFSTCASHLTVIILFFGT